From one Rhopalosiphum padi isolate XX-2018 chromosome 2, ASM2088224v1, whole genome shotgun sequence genomic stretch:
- the LOC132921739 gene encoding uncharacterized protein LOC132921739 yields the protein MKVDGTFKSAPKLFMQIYTLHCFVMGVMVLMVYAILPNKSNNTNKRMFNIIKEAVLRNDLAFKPKKFEKIQIDFEIGMTVANRDLFGYNTEIKGCLFHFGQSIWRQVQKVGLVHDYTHNDEVKKTVQKICALSANWEHVGK from the exons ATGAAAG TGGATGGTACATTTAAATCCGCCCCCAaattatttatgcaaatatacacattacactgtTTTGTAATGGGTGTTATGGTGCTAATG gtttATGCTATTTTACCGAATAAAAGCAATAATACTAACAAGAGaatgttcaatataattaaagaagCTGTCTTGAGAAATGATTTGGcttttaaaccaaaaaaatttgaaaaaattcaaattgattttgaaatagGAATGACTGTTGCCAATAGAGATTTATTTGGATATAACACAGAAATAAAAGGATGCCTTTTTCATTTTGGGCAATCTATATGGCGTCAAGTACAAAAAGTTGGATTAGTGCACGATTATACACACAATGATGAAGTAAAAAAAACTGTTCAAAAAATATGTGCCTTa tcggCAAATTGGGAACATGTAGGTAAATAA